In Notolabrus celidotus isolate fNotCel1 chromosome 8, fNotCel1.pri, whole genome shotgun sequence, a genomic segment contains:
- the her11 gene encoding hairy-related 11 has protein sequence MTRNLQNPTLEDGKSRKRALKPAVEKKRRDRINQSLAELPSLLLNHTSDLRLQNPKVEKAEILDLAVEYLQKWTHERNLSNVAADSSNSHMNNTQVPVVDHHHSEVKDPSLLTIKSAGFQQCVAQLTSYMYKISPAQRLSLIEGLKHHTESQQTDSTRSDLSQRVTETTKLSDVTPTDSICTSERKEESTKMLFPSHSSFQPQSCSTPCHDYLSPPPSPWLSPSFSAFATSPPFPSIAAHFSFPPSLSPLSSNTSFFGFSPTLPHPSPPVLHCPPLTTLRTPQHPVPREGSPPNSSSPMWRPWF, from the exons GCTCTGAAACCGGCTgtagaaaagaagaggagagatcGAATAAATCAAAGTCTTGCTGAGCTGCCGAGTCTCCTGTTGAATCATACTTCTGATCTC CGACTGCAGAATCCTAAAGTAGAGAAAGCAGAGATTCTGGACTTGGCTGTGGAGTATCTTCAGAAGTGGACACATGAGAGGAACCTGAGCAATG tGGCTGCAGACTCTTCCAACAGTCATATGAACAACACTCAAGTTCCAGTGGTGGACCATCATCACTCAGAGGTCAAAGATCCTTCCCTCCTCACCATTAAGAGTGCAggttttcagcagtgtgtggcCCAGCTGACCAGCTACATGTACAAAATAAGTCCAGCACAGAGACTGAGCCTGATCGAGGGGCTGAAGCATCACACAGAGAGccagcagacagacagcacaAGGTCAGACCTCAGCCAACGAGTGACTGAAACCACCAAGCTTTCAGATGTAACACCGACGGATTCCATTTGCACatcagagaggaaagaggagtcCACTAAGATGCTGTTTCCATCTCATTCTTCATTCCAGCCTCAGTCATGCTCCACACCGTGCCATGACTATctgtcccctcctccctctccctggcTCTCTCCGTCTTTCTCCGCGTTTGccacctctcctcctttcccATCCATTGCTGCTCACTTCTCCTTCCCTCCCAGCCTGTCACCTCTGTCCTCCAACACCTCTTTCTTTGGTTTCTCGCCAACACTCCCTCACCCCAGCCCACCTGTCCTCCACTGCCCCCCTCTCACCACGCTCAGGACCCCCCAACACCCTGTCCCAAGGGAGGGGTCGCCACCCAATTCTTCCTCACCCATGTGGAGACCCTGGTTTTGA